The Pieris napi chromosome 9, ilPieNapi1.2, whole genome shotgun sequence genomic sequence aaatcaattaataattgtaattcatAAACACGTTGATCCTTCACAGTTTTTGGCATAGCCACGAAGGCGACGAGACGGGACTTCTCAATAACAATagattgtatttaaaaactcCACAACACAATCGGACCGCTCACTCCAGTGAGGTCTCCGCAAAGGATGTAATGAGAGTGCCACCGCATTCATTGTCTACCGCCTCTTTGAGACAACATTGCTGAGTAATCAAagacttttataaaaaatcttgtaaTTTAGCGCTTatcgattatttattgttagctCATCTGTGTGGTGGTAATAGGTACATCAATTAAACgagttacataataaaatgttttttgacaAATGTTGGACAAAGTAGTTAGGTAAGCGGTAcaattattagtatataaaaataattgtatttcgtATTTTATTGCCGAGTCTATAATTTTACACCCAAATGCAATTTCACAACTACGCACTTTTATACGGCTTTGTTATTTTCTtagaataattcaaataaatattatgctACGAACCGATGTTATTAATGAGTGACTCTCAGGGGAACAGGCGCTGATTAGTACGACTCCACACTAAATGACAAGACAAGCAGCGCCGACCTTCAGCACCCTCTAGAGACGTAATTAAAACGTGATTTTTCATAGACCCCCTCCCCCTCTTTCTTCCCCGCGTCTCCGGGAGCAGCTGCTAATGTGTGCCAGGAAAATGCTGGATTTATCTGTTGATGTGTGTTCGGCGCGATGAGAAGATGCtcttttttttgcttttagcCTATCTGCTTATTAATTCTGCGTGTGAAGGTAATAAAGCAAGTCAACAGTGAGTCCggtaaacattttgaaacttcttttaaatcttttgttttagatAACTTTTCAGATCAAAAATCTAAAGCTCTAATTGTCTCACTGAGAAAGAAATTGACCAAGGACAACTACGACTACTCGTCGGCCGAGAGCATGGAGATACACCGTCGAGCGGAGTCACGTGAGAATGATAGTACGACCGCTACCGCTCTCAAACATACCCCcatatttaacaatcaaaATGCAAGTATAACATTTGTTACGGCGGACAAGTAGTGCGTGACACTGTGCAAAAGAAACCAgaatataaatctaatattatttttaaatattattactcaAACAATTTCACCACCAGTAGACCACATTTTTAGGAATATCATTAGGAATTATTGTTTCTAGACAAAGACACTGTACTTGAAAGATACAACGAGCACTATAAGAGAGGGAGAGCCGCTTGTGTCTCAGAATGATCTGTTATACTACGTTGACGACCGACATCTGCTGCCTCAAGAACCAGTCGTCAAGTACAAGGTTTTGAAGGTATAAATGCATTCAgcattaaatactttttttttaatagaacagggggcaaacgggcaggaggctcacctgatgttaagtgataccgccgcccatggacactctcaatgccaggaggctcgcgagtgcgttgctggccttttaagaattggtacgctcttttcttgaaggaccctaagtcgaattggttcggcaatacttcagtgggcagctggttgcacatagtggtggtgcgcggcaaaaactgccttgaaaaacgctcagttgtggaacggcggacgtcgaggtgatacgggtggaatttcgtattctgcctcgacggccgatgatgaaactcagcttcaggtattaatccgaacaactcctctgaacactctccatggtaaatgcggtagaagatgcagagtgaccccacatctctacgcaacgccaaaggaaaggatcaagccgctcggagagggattggtcgtcgacgattcgaaccgctctgcgttgaatacggtcaagttgaaggagctggtactggggagcccccgcccagaggtgagagcagtactccatgtggggccgaatttgcgctttatatagttgcatgcggtggcccggagtgaagtaccgtctcgccttgccgAACACAcaaagctttttggaggctaatttagcctttccctccaagtgaccgcgaaactgaacgtcgttcgatatgtcaacgccaagtattccaatgctggctgtggctttaaggagagtgtTAGACTTAAAAGGCGAGTGCTATCAGTTCGTTATTACCGACTTAGTTGTGACCATATTTAATTTAGGATGTGAAATGTCACTTACGAAACGAATTATTTCCTTGAACAACTTGGCTTCTTTTAAACAGCCTCAATTCATTAATACTGGGGGGACTCTGAGTTCGTGGTTTTCACCTCGGTTTTAATTATAGTGGCGTTCCCTCAATATTGAGATGCCAATGAAAGATGTCATTACCAaggattttgataaatatatttgctaGGTAAAACACAATTCAAGGCGAAGTGGCGGTGAGCGGCTTATCCAAGAGGAGAGTAAGGATGGCGTGGCCATCATCAACCTCGGAGGTGGACCGTTTCCCGAGTTCCGGCTGCCACGCTCGCGGAGACAATACATGCAAGACTTCGGAGAACTCATCAGTGACGAGGATGACCTACTTCCTCACCTTAATGACTCTTCGCCTCACTTCCGCGAAACAGACGCCCCGAGAAGTGAAAAGCTTAATAGTATATAAGTGTTTATGTAACaaagagaatttattataaaattattttattattgacctGAATCATTTAATGAGCAAGGTAAGAGACGTAAATGCGCTGAAATCCTTTTACGGGACTTTTGCTATAAAATACGGATTGCAttcatattatgttaatagAAAGGCGTACTTTTTatctacttaatattttataaaatatattagaaaaaaaaattaagtaagtaataaatttgcAGTTTATAAATCGTAAATAACAAATGAGACGTTTTTATTTCTAGAGGTGGCGCTCGtttaaaatttgattgaaacaTTAAATGACCACTACGAGtgcattttaaaagtaaaatactcagaaaatatagaattattgTATTGAACCAAATCACCAAATAAACTCGCAAGCTCGCAGTGAAAATAAAAGgtatgaaataaatagtatgtcgTGAATGCTGGGAGCTGATAAATTcaccaataaatatattgtgcAGCGAAACAGGCGGTGGGTGGGCATTTATTGTTTAGTGAATATTGCGCCACTGCAACGCACTACGTCAAGCTTAATACAAACTcataaaatacacttttgatTTAAACATTTGCTGATATTAAATGTTTCTGTAAATTCTGACAGAAACATGAAGCCGATCGACACTTTATTGTTGTTATGCGTCGCCCTCGGCCGCCGCCAGGCTGCATTCGTCCCCGAAAACCAAGGCGCAGGTTTGTTTCCacaatatagataaaatactTTTGAGACGGAATGCCGGATGCCGGAAGTTGTGTGTAGTTAAGTGTAGTTGCAATACGCTATACGCAAAGATCTATACTCCTACTACAATGATAAGACGAGCAGATGGTTGTTCCTCAATTATGCTTCGCAGTTATGCTTCCGTCAtagagttggctccggtcaaacgccttttccggtacctttCCTCGCTCGGAAAAAGTGAAAATAGCGATCACTCTGTACCGTCCTACTTTCGCCCAATAGCTGTCTTATTCTCCAAAATAATtagaaaccattattaacaaCCAGCTCCTGGGGTATTTAGAGGGCCACTAACTGATTAGACTTTCGTTGTGGTCGCTCGGCTGGCGATCTTCTGGTAATTAGGGATTATTTATTGGGCTTCATGCCTGAATTTTTGCCCCCTGATCTTTACAGAATATGACTTTTTGAATTCATATTGATATAATATGGTTGGAATTTCGTTTCATATAATTGATGACCGctatttaactttaaacaGGTAACAGGGATTTGGCGGAAGTTGTCAAATTGAATCTTCGTAGAAATAATGATGATTACACCGACGCACCGGCTATCAAATTTGAAACTGTGACAGATTCTGCTTTAACTACGACGTTCCCTtcttatattgaaataaataaactgaaGGGATTGAGGAGGGCCAATAAAGAGGGTAAAAGTGAACTGTTCGATGAGAATCTAATGTACGAGTTAGAACAAAACGTAATTGGACACAATTTTACGAATAAGTATCGAAAAAGTAAATTGGGAAATTGGAAAATAACACCCTTCGGAGGTCAAAAGAACTTAAATAGATTGCCTATACAAAGCCAGCCAAAAATCACTACACAAAAGCGAGcgattttaaaatctaatccaagtaaaatagaaaaatttcaaaaattttttgaaaaaaataaggaCTTGTTTAAAGAATTTCTAAGCAGTAAAATAGCTGCGAGAACACAGGTTTCGGGATTCTTCACGAGGGGAGGGTCGACAGCAAATACGAAAGGGTTAAGAGTGGCAAAGAATAGGAAAACCGCGCAGAAGAGAGGATGGCTAGACGGAGACGAGAGCGGTGGTGGCACTACCGAGCCCTTGGACCCTGATCGGCTAGACA encodes the following:
- the LOC125052330 gene encoding uncharacterized protein LOC125052330, producing MKPIDTLLLLCVALGRRQAAFVPENQGAGNRDLAEVVKLNLRRNNDDYTDAPAIKFETVTDSALTTTFPSYIEINKLKGLRRANKEGKSELFDENLMYELEQNVIGHNFTNKYRKSKLGNWKITPFGGQKNLNRLPIQSQPKITTQKRAILKSNPSKIEKFQKFFEKNKDLFKEFLSSKIAARTQVSGFFTRGGSTANTKGLRVAKNRKTAQKRGWLDGDESGGGTTEPLDPDRLDMLPAVGGRVHYWRIRGRLCHRHVLMPEGPKYDSKGRVYLPAHTDNVRRPYNVTRRPHLLLPKCCNCCKKSVLGCE
- the LOC125052547 gene encoding uncharacterized protein LOC125052547, producing MCVRRDEKMLFFLLLAYLLINSACEDNFSDQKSKALIVSLRKKLTKDNYDYSSAESMEIHRRAESRENDSTTATALKHTPIFNNQNTKTLYLKDTTSTIREGEPLVSQNDLLYYVDDRHLLPQEPVVKYKVLKVKHNSRRSGGERLIQEESKDGVAIINLGGGPFPEFRLPRSRRQYMQDFGELISDEDDLLPHLNDSSPHFRETDAPRSEKLNSI